A genome region from Trichoderma asperellum chromosome 7, complete sequence includes the following:
- a CDS encoding uncharacterized protein (BUSCO:EOG092D128P) → MTMSSSLGMDDSVAFGNPSDSDSDLEELQGDIAKFDQSVREFLDSHQGRSEAPLPTRGVIRGRGARGPRKAAKPRGDITARLAKVNQAFLGGDYAKALDLVSEVIRINAETHQAWTALSSIFREQGENARALSAMVYAAHLRPKNVAAWLECASFALDSLYEDEAGNLHTARLCYSAALRADPTNLDARLGKASVCHRQGHLAAAISEYNIVLKHRPYDLDIVRKLAEACIDNKNAESAVPAAIMAYRRYFDYEMGNSPLYGPDGPWHDIGIYVELIASTGGFAEAIHELKALSRWLVGRVQEQYWDQWQVDDCEWDDDDDRRSRVPHFQGSLFSPELYGPSLPLDLRVRLAIYRLRLGEEDEAFRHLTWLDPDNPRTADFLTEFPFISYDLANELAKYDQPQRAIRYLELLRATTEEPDAVLLVLLGRCYLATGLQSTAEECFHAAIDAEEYNIDARIELANMYEKAREDEEALILAAEAMALKEAQGQPALNEPLTKEQLRKFSMKSDRGLRDVGASRARTGPRQSKPKSTQTARILPRRYRAKRFANPDKRRQDERSRAIKLSQQYELVRGLKQQIKSGSSDLIPVWMESCRDLVDDFRSLKRFYTWDKYLHFLGKKQLLEQAASEEANTELSQMFERLQRSLAPQGDAIPGPAFDNHQGISFDDWLDLFLDYAIGLSLVHRREEAYQVCESARDSTVFQSPQHNFVIHMAWSVCAINTNDEEKCITIARHLMRDGGISDSSRMFALLSKLCQSPVSWYTSGPAQKFILRQIKAIDVSYEATAKSVAGKPDFDQNITAAAKLSMDICLLMLYGHILFTSTSYTYAIGYFLRAWSLDHDNPMVNLSLGLAYVHYGLKRQSTNRQYLLLQGQAFIGNYVQSGGGEPQRQAERYYNVGRLFQLLGIGYLSLQYYTQALEANKAAGGKKLLKDIIMTNEIISLLSTNHKALAHQLLVKNMKL, encoded by the exons ATGACCATGTCGTCCAGCCTGGGTATGGATGACTCAGTCGCCTT TGGCAATCCCTCCGATTCCGATTCGGATTTGGAGGAGCTTCAAGGCGATATTGCCAAGTTTGACCAGTCGGTAAGAGAATTCCTGGATTCTCACCAGGGTCGCTCAGAAGCGCCACTTCCGACGCGAGGAGTGATCAGAGGGCGTGGAGCTCGAGGCCCCCGTAAAGCTGCCAAACCTCGTGGAGATATCACGGCTCGATTGGCCAAAGTCAACCAAGCTTTTCTTGGTGGAGATTACGCAAAAGCCTTAGATCTGGTCTCTGAAGTAATTAGAATCAACGCCGAAACTCACCAAGCATGGACGGCACTGTCTTCCATCTTCCGCGAGCAGGGCGAGAATGCCAGGGCGCTGTCTGCCATGGTGTATGCCGCTCATCTTCGGCCCAAGAATGTTGCTGCATGGCTTGAGTGTGCGTCCTTCGCGCTGGATTCTCTATATGAAGACGAGGCGGGTAATCTTCACACTGCACGGCTGTGCTATTCTGCTGCCCTCAGGGCAGACCCCACGAATCTGGATGCTCGACTTGGCAAAGCCTCTGTATGCCATCGACAGGGCCATCTAGCAGCCGCAATATCGGAGTATAATATTGTCTTAAAACATCGTCCATATGACCTCGACATCGTGCGGAAGCTGGCAGAAGCCTGCATCGATAATAAAAATGCCGAGTCTGCTGTTCCTGCCGCTATCATGGCATACCGGCGCTACTTTGATTATGAGATGGGCAATTCTCCACTGTATGGCCCGGACGGTCCATGGCACGATATCGGGATTTATGTTGAGCTCATCGCCTCAACTGGCGGATTTGCCGAAGCTATTCACGAGCTCAAAGCATTATCAAGATGGCTTGTAGGCCGAGTCCAAGAGCAATATTGGGATCAGTGGCAGGTCGACGACTGTGAatgggatgatgatgacgatcgTAGAAGTCGTGTACCCCATTTCCAGGGCTCCCTATTCAGCCCAGAACTCTATGGCCCCTCTCTTCCATTAGACCTCAGGGTCCGGCTGGCAATATATAGACTAAGgctgggagaagaagatgaggctTTT AGACATTTGACCTGGCTAGATCCAGATAATCCTCGCACTGCCGACTTTTTGACAGAATTCCCTTTCATCTCGTATGATCTTGCGAACGAACTCGCCAAATATGATCAGCCACAGAGAGCTATCAGGTATCTGGAACTGCTTCGCGCTACTACCGAAGAGCCTGATGCAGTTCTTTTGGTCCTGCTAGGCCGCTGCTATCTGGCCACCGGACTGCAATCCACTGCGGAAGAGTGTTTTCACGCGGCAATCGATGCCGAGGAGTACAACATTGACGCTCGTATTGAACTGGCCAACATGTATGAGAAGGCTagggaagatgaagaagctctCATTCTTGCCGCGGAAGCAATGGCACtgaaagaagctcaaggacaACCAGCTCTCAATGAGCCCCTAACAAAAGAGCAGCTTCGCAAATTTTCAATGAAATCGGACCGTGGTTTGCGGGATGTGGGAGCTTCTCGAGCACGGACAGGGCCTCGACAGTCCAAGCCCAAATCTACCCAGACAGCTCGTATCCTACCCAGGAGGTATCGCGCAAAGCGGTTTGCAAACCCGGACAAGCGTCGTCAAGACGAGCGATCGCGCGCAATCAAACTCTCCCAGCAGTATGAACTTGTCCGTGGCCTCAAGCAACAGATCAAATCTGGTTCTAGCGATCTCATACCAGTCTGGATGGAATCTTGCAGGGATCTTGTCGACGATTTTCGATCACTTAAAAGATTCTATACATGGGACAAATATCTGCACTTTCTTGGAAAGAAGCAATTGCTGGAACAGGCCGCGAGCGAAGAAGCAAATACCGAGCTATCACAGATGTTTGAACGTCTCCAACGAT CTCTTGCACCTCAAGGAGACGCTATACCCGGACCAGCTTTCGACAATCATCAAGGAATATCATTTGATGACTGGCTTGATTTGTTTCTCGATTACGCTATTGGCTTATCGCTTGTGCATCGCCGCGAAGAAGCATATCAAGTATGCGAATCCGCAAGGGACTCGACTGTATTTCAGTCACCCCAACACAACTTTGTCATCCACATGGCTTGGAGTG TTTGTGCTATAAACACAAATGACGAAGAGAAGTGCATCACAATAGCTCGTCACTTGATGAGAGATGGTGGAATATCTGACTCGTCTCGTATGTTTGCATTGCTCTCCAAGTTATGCCAATCCCCAGTCTCCTGGTACACCTCTGGACCAGCCCAAAAATTCATCCTGAGACAGATAAAAGCCATAGATGTGAGCTACGAAGCCACGGCGAAGAGTGTCGCTGGAAAGCCGGACTTTGATCAAAATATAACGGCCGCGGCAAAGCTCAGCATGGACATATGTCTCTTGATGCTCTATGGCCATATTCTATTTACATCTACGAGCTATACTTACGCAATAG GATACTTTTTGCGTGCTTGGTCACTAGACCATGACAACCCCATGGTCAATCTGAGTCTAGGTCTTGCATATGTCCATTATGGCCTGAAAAGGCAGTCGACCAACCGGCAATATTTGCTCTTACAGGGCCAGGCATTCATCGGCAACTATGTACAATCTGGAGGTGGTGAGCCACAACGGCAAGCAGAGCGATATTATAACGTGGGCAGGCTCTTTCAACTACTTGGAATCGGATATTTAAGCTTGCAGTACTACACACAAGCTTTGGAGGCAAACAAGGCAGCGGGCGGCAAGAAGCTCTTGAAGGATATTATCATGACGAACGAAATCATATCCTTACTATCTACTAACCACAAGGCCTTAGCGCATCAGCTTCTAGTGAAGAACATGAAGCTATAA